TGGAGCGCGAAGAGTTTCTTAATGTGGGCGTTATCCTTTACTGCTCGGCTCAGGGTTTTCTGCAAGCCACCTGCGAGCTAAACGAGGCCCGCCTGCACGCCTTTGCTGGCGCGTCGCTCGACCTGGCCGATGTGCGCGCGCGCCTGCGCTCGTTCGAGCGCATTTGCCAGGGCCGGGCCACGGGCGGGCCCATCGGGCAGCTAGCCATTGCCTCGCGCTTTCGCTGGCTCACGGCCCAGCGCAGCACCATCGTTCAGACCTCACCCGTCCACCCCGGCCTCTGCGATAATGCCGCCGCAACTCTGGCTAGGCTGCACGCCGAGCTGGTTCAGTAAAGAGCTAGGCTGTCTGAGCAATTGTGCTACTTCTAGTGCGCCAGCACCCAGCCGCCGCTCGCCGCCAGCTCAATGCCCACTTCCTGGCCTGGCGCCACTCCTTCTATAGTAGCAGTACGCAGCCGTATCGTATTTTCAGGTAATTGAATTGCTACTTCGTAGAAGCTGCCAAAAAAGCGTATTGCTTGCACGATACCGGGCAGGCCTTGGCCAGTGGCTGCCAGTCGCACCTGCTCGGGACGTACCATGAGTGGGCTGGCTTGCCGGAGAGTTGGGGCCAACTGTTGCGCTTCATTTCCAACCACCAAATTATAGTCCCCAAAAAGAGCGGCGGTGTATTCGTTTACGGGGTGGCTATAGATTTCTAAAGGCGTTCCCCGCTGCACCACCTGCCCTCGCTGCAGCACCATAATTTCATCGGCCCACGATAGTGTATCCGCCGCATCATGCGATACCAACAGGCAGGTAATACCCAGTTGCTGCCCTAGCTGCTCGATAATTCCCTGCATTACCTGCTTGTGCACCCGGTC
The genomic region above belongs to Hymenobacter sp. BRD128 and contains:
- a CDS encoding DUF3037 domain-containing protein, which produces MPAKHLYEYAVLRVVPRVEREEFLNVGVILYCSAQGFLQATCELNEARLHAFAGASLDLADVRARLRSFERICQGRATGGPIGQLAIASRFRWLTAQRSTIVQTSPVHPGLCDNAAATLARLHAELVQ